In the genome of Drosophila subpulchrella strain 33 F10 #4 breed RU33 chromosome 2L, RU_Dsub_v1.1 Primary Assembly, whole genome shotgun sequence, one region contains:
- the LOC119548759 gene encoding serine-rich adhesin for platelets isoform X3 translates to MEVATTSNHSQSHHHHHNHHLQPSGGSGGSRSPFQREVREWQRIDPNTGALFSGRLEAGRWINGPLNSYGKKSSSSISSQSSNNSNLTTAAQASNTHRSTGKISLHAIVGPESSSSSLSSSSLSAVWAKQADLYGQLPGGVGGSGGAGAGDADVAVAPPTQLRDLESFRHYNDDDDDLRLTARHQRRQQVSQSVYAPPVPSIGSSLLQRSRSISTDDLSNDWEREDAAEQPVGEWRRVSKLRRSFQSQDHYKSPGPSTRPRPLDLPGNSVSVARLRAELENGRRLHTAMRNNHVDLAALDNILNTPSAKPTVAKRNTFLTAESLQEIRGKLKKLSDESLYKEDFLAYHQKKPVAVREISVEQVDPSPPAQPTPSAFRPVHNTHSLESRQRQKDTSSSEWHLRRKSYGFEKMSPPEDKSIFRVDASTDSGLGRSGEQLGNWSPTERERERNERNATAAHQHGGTIVHFGRSLKPAIPSSSASPTDGELSKRHSIAVEETWRDVRKTSQVHVNGGTAVSSHSNTTSHLHKGSAQKRVEFCKTEVHFAAESGRVNIVETDGKPPPTQNFRRRRRSTTASGPLQSLVKSASAGCSGGGTTTQTSEVTHFGDPVDRRKTIATSTVAYRATLMDPPEVVSQPISSSSSSTTSSTQVTVTTVDKPVREPRYSLIESTSRNSYTSTSGVDTTDNETDELSSIRGILKNKPVKPKPYHLGENIESADVLWSVPAMKMDRESPSARDSGTISDSPVSPKSVAERIRIVEQRQQLKQPSPGGNGYSTKINVSLGSEDWTEPGTAMHHHPSPSSKYRQYRRPSAQELLLEDLRQHQRILDEGLKSTSLIMRTMRSASEFDEAMRRLSIASIESALVQPTIVVPTPMLRSHSYQEQGSGSYSPTRRPSTVSTTSITSSDLFGSALYDSLPRTPLAPPRLKLLGNTQIPVSQQLTQLRRLYDAAEQDPEDSADEEVKRYFRDSNSDSGGGTQGSSSPDQQPTESFKGSEYSSSWSRLKAKRTIWKIEAQDQMIQRADLPKSNVMNISLHAPRIEKPKAAPPTLRIGQLIPVAKPRTLFIQPQVQTQNIVDNGDESGSESLKIVKEARGARKLREHELSYFGVQQKQQQQTKLSTTTTNPRRTLPSRSKMDHSDETKDSSNTHAHTHTNTTTTTKWQLLNDRPDLLRHSSPQQNDNGPTNDYDQDDGDLDEDEEHCYENIATELTTTFRVKSPSRSPDRSRSPGSYERKTDLQRDAQILSEMTRNADQTLKALSDEAAIKDQRRRSCSLQRRSAKPLETIDEKVKAYPQSMGVARGTFASEARRNSRQSTPSPSRARSSSQSSIECCPRDRSRSSSRESMTHGGGSSDDQVANKQRAERLRMRTPKREKSRHEPIEVRINRHSSKPRSGSGATAAGSSSLESKRSSHHSRHSREVDHSTETKTSSSSRLMRSSRVADDSRPRQSSHRDREKERDRERSRGTEKHREELTRSRGHSSRSRHSEHPSSGTRESSRPSKTRSSRSSHDSTTAHKKSSATGTSTTASSKSSKTTTHKPSASASTTATAPTTSHHELTYVYVTNLANTHTETSEESPGKPPESAWEPVNEADYASIDEVEVSKTPQPPPRSKRKRSLIPVPVNQPASYEYRTKLQMIPASYSNQSTLRCRSLARKKPSLKATQSTSSSFAFLPYLPAKRNSSVSYVYDNYLLYATSEELGKSEKLRPYQNNLSNEHAQLFGGGAPGAVAREGRGRLGGWPRRLKMRQVRSSVSTHQPFGICTCS, encoded by the exons ATGGAAGTGGCCACAACAAGCAATCACAGCCAgagccatcatcatcatcataacCATCATCTGCAGCCTTCGGGTGGCTCGGGGGGCTCGCGGTCCCCCTTCCAGAGGGAGGTGCGTGAATGGCAACGCATCGATCCCAATACCGGGGCCCTCTTCAGCGGACGCTTGGAGGCAGGCCGCTGGATAAATGGACCGCTGAACAGCTACGGCAAG AAAAGCAGTTCGAGCATTTCCAGCCAGAGCAGCAACAATTCGAACTTAACAACTGCAGCTCAGGCGAGCAACACCCACAGAAGTACGGGCAAAATAAGCCTACATGCAATTGTGGGACCagaatcatcatcatcatcattatcatcatcGTCATTGTCAGCGGTTTGGGCCAAGCAGGCTGACTTATATGGCCAACTCCCAGGCGGCGTGGGTGGTTctggtggtgctggtgctggtgatGCTGACGTAGCCGTGGCCCCGCCAACGCAACTTCGTGATTTGGAAAGTTTCCGGCATTATAACGATGACGACGACGATCTGCG ACTCACCGCTCGTCACCAGCGCCGTCAGCAGGTGTCCCAGTCGGTCTACGCCCCTCCAGTGCCCTCGATAGGATCCAGTTTGCTCCAGCGCTCCCGCTCCATTTCCACGGATGATCTCAGCAACGACTGGGAGCGAGAGGACGCCGCCGAGCAGCCGGTGGGCGAGTGGCGCAGGGTCAGCAAGCTGCGTCGCTCCTTCCAGTCGCAGGATCACTACAAGAGTCCGGGCCCCTCGACTCGACCTCGGCCCCTGGATCTGCCGGGAAACTCGGTGAGCGTGGCCCGTTTGCGGGCGGAACTGGAGAACGGACGTCGCCTGCACACGGCCATGCGGAACAATCACGTGGACCTGGCCGCCCTAGACAACATATTGAACACGCCGTCGGCCAAGCCCACAGTGGCCAAGAGGAACACCTTCCTCACCGCCGAGTCTCTGCAGGAGATACGCGGCAAGCTGAAGAAGCTCTCGGACGAAAGTCTCTACAAGGAGGACTTCCTGGCCTACCACCAGAAGAAGCCAGTGGCGGTGCGGGAGATCAGCGTGGAGCAGGTAGACCCCTCGCCACCGGCTCAGCCGACCCCATCGGCCTTTCGACCAGTCCATAACACCCACAGCCTGGAGTCCCGCCAGCGGCAGAAGGACACCAGTTCCAGCGAGTGGCACTTGCGGCGCAAGTCCTACGGCTTCGAGAAGATGTCGCCGCCCGAGGATAAGAGCATCTTCCGGGTGGATGCATCCACGGATAGTGGCCTGGGCAGATCCGGTGAACAGCTGGGCAACTGGTCGCCCACCGAAAGGGAGCGGGAGCGGAACGAAAGGAATGCGACAGCGGCACACCAGCACGGTGGAACCATCGTGCACTTTGGCCGGTCCCTGAAACCCGCTATCCCATCATCATCGGCCAGTCCCACAGATGGAGAGCTGAGCAAGCGGCATTCGATAGCCGTGGAGGAGACCTGGCGCGACGTCCGCAAAACATCGCAGGTGCATGTGAACGGAGGAACCGCCGTCTCCAGCCACTCCAACACCACCAGCCACCTGCACAAGGGCAGCGCCCAGAAGCGAGTGGAGTTTTGCAAGACGGAGGTGCACTTTGCCGCCGAATCGGGTCGCGTTAATATCGTGGAGACCGATGGCAAGCCGCCGCCCACGCAAAACTTTCGCCGACGCCGCCGCTCCACAACCGCCAGCGGTCCGCTCCAGAGTCTGGTTAAGTCAGCCAGTGCCGGTTGTTCCGGCGGTGGCACCACCACGCAGACCAGCGAGGTGACCCACTTTGGCGACCCCGTGGATCGTCGCAAGACGATAGCCACCAGCACCGTGGCCTACCGAGCCACACTCATGGATCCGCCGGAGGTGGTTAGCCAACCG ATATCCAGTAGCAGTAGCAGCACCACGAGCAGCACCCAAGTGACGGTTACCACAGTGGACAAGCCGGTGCGTGAACCACGATACAGTCTGATCGAGTCCACTTCCCGGAACAGCTACACCTCCACCAGTGGGGTGGATACCACGGACAACGAGACCGATGAGCTGTCCAGTATTCGGGGGATCCTGAAGAACAAACCAGTAAAGCCGAAGCCCTACCACCTGGGCGAAAACATCGAAAGCGCCGATGTCCTGTGGAGTGTGCCGGCCATGAAAATGGATCGGGAAAGCCCCTCAGCTAGGGATAGTG GAACCATCAGTGACTCACCCGTTAGCCCCAAGTCGGTGGCCGAAAGGATTCGCATCGTGGAGCAGCGCCAACAGCTGAAGCAACCCTCGCCGGGCGGCAATGGATATTCCACCAAGATCAACGTGAGCCTGGGCTCCGAGGATTGGACAGAACCAG GCACCGCCATGCATCATCATCCCAGTCCCAGCTCGAAATACCGCCAGTACCGACGTCCCAGTGCCCAGGAGCTGTTGCTGGAGGATCTGCGCCAGCATCAGCGCATCCTGGACGAGGGTCTGAAGTCCACCTCGCTGATCATGAGGACCATGCGATCGGCCAGCGAGTTCGATGAGGCCATGCGTCGCTTGAGCATAGCTTCGATTGAGTCCGCTCTGGTGCAACCCACGATTGTGGTGCCCACGCCCATGTTGCGATCGCACAGCTACCAGGAGCAAGGGTCGGGGTCCTACTCCCCCACGCGGCGTCCCTCCACCGTGTCCACCACATCCATAACGAGCAGCGATCTCTTCGGCAGTGCCTTGTACGACTCCCTGCCCCGGACTCCGCTGGCCCCTCCACGCCTCAAGCTGCTGGGGAACACCCAAATCCCGGTCAGCCAGCAGTTGACCCAGCTCCGGAGGCTCTACGATGCCGCCGAGCAGGATCCGGAAGACAGTGCCGACGAGGAGGTGAAGCGGTACTTCCGGGACAGCAACAGTGACAGCGGGGGAGGAACCCAAGGGAGCTCCTCGCCAGACCAGCAGCCAACGGAGTCCTTCAAGGGCAGCGAGTACTCCAGCAGTTGGAGTCGCCTCAAGGCCAAGCGAACAATCTGGAAAATCGAGGCACAAGATCAAATGATTCAGCGAGCAG ATCTTCCCAAGTCCAATGTGATGAACATATCGCTCCATGCTCCCCGAATCGAGAAGCCCAAGGCCGCGCCCCCAACCCTTCGAATTGGCCAGCTTATTCCCGTTGCCAAGCCAAGGACACTGTTCATTCAGCCGCAAGTCCAAACGCAGAACATCGTTGATAATGGCGATGAATCGGGCAGCGAGTCCTTGAAGATTGTAAAAGAGGCACGCGGTGCTCGCAAGCTGCGTGAACATGAACTCTCCTACTTTGGAGTGCaacagaagcagcagcagcagaccaAACTCTCGACCACCACCACGAACCCCAGAAGGACACTGCCCAGCCGCAGCAAAATGGACCACAGTGATGAGACCAAGGACAGCAGTAACACCCACGCCCACACCCACACCAACACCACGACCACTACCAAGTGGCAACTGCTCAACGATCGACCCGACCTGCTGAGGCACAGCAGTCCCCAGCAGAACGACAATGGACCGACCAACGACTACGACCAGGATGATGGCGACCTCGATGAGGACGAGGAGCACTGCTACGAGAACATTGCTACCGAGCTGACCACGACCTTCAGGGTAAAATCGCCCTCGCGTTCCCCGGACCGATCCCGATCGCCAGGCAGCTACGAGCGGAAGACCGACCTGCAGAGGGACGCTCAGATCCTGAGCGAAATGACCCGCAACGCTGATCAGACTTTGAAG GCTCTCTCCGATGAGGCAGCCATCAAGGATCAGCGGCGCAGATCCTGTTCCCTGCAGCGTCGCAGCGCCAAGCCCCTGGAAACCATTGACGAGAAGGTGAAGGCTTACCCCCAATCGATGGGCGTGGCCCGCGGCACCTTCGCCTCGGAGGCACGTCGCAACTCCCGGCAGTCCACTCCGTCGCCATCGAGGGCACGCAGCTCATCCCAGTCGTCCATCGAGTGCTGTCCGCGTGATCGATCGCGCTCTAGCTCGCGGGAGTCAATGACCCACGGCGGTGGGTCCTCCGATGACCAGGTGGCCAACAAACAGCGAGCCGAGCGTCTGCGCATGCGCACCCCCAAGCGAGAGAAATCGCGCCACGAACCAATCGAAGTTCGAATCAACCGGCACAGCAGTAAGCCAAGGAGCGGTTCGGGTGCCACTGCAGCAGGATCATCTTCCCTGGAGTCCAAGCGGAGCTCACATCACAGTCGCCACAGCCGGGAGGTGGATCACTCCACCGAGACCAAGACCTCCTCTTCCAGCCGCTTGATGAGATCTTCCCGGGTGGCGGACGACAGCCGTCCGAGACAGAGCAGCCATCGGGATCGGGAGAAGGAACGCGATCGGGAACGCTCCCGAGGAACCGAAAAGCACCGCGAAGAACTCACACGATCCAGGG GTCACTCCAGTCGCTCTAGGCACAGTGAGCACCCGTCGTCGGGAACCCGGGAGAGCAGTCGGCCAAGTAAGACGAGATCGAGTCGCAGTAGCCACGACTCAACGACGGCACACAAAAAGTCCTCAGCGACAGGCACGAGCACAACAGCCAGTTCGAAATCATCGAAAACCACAACGCATAAACCATCCGCATCAGCCAGCACCACAGCAACAGCACCAACCACATCGCACCACGAACTGACGTACGTATACGTAACGAATTTAGCCAATACCCATACCGAAACCAGCGAGGAGTCACCAGGAAAACCACCCGAAAGTGCCTGGGAACCAGTTAACGAGGCTGACTACGCCAGTATCGATGAGGTGGAGGTGTCGAAAACACCTCAGCCCCCGCCGCGTAGCAAACGGAAGAGATCTCTGATACCCGTTCCAGTGAATCAGCCCGCCAGCTATGAGTATCGCACCAAGCTGCAGATGATACCGGCCAGCTACTCGAATCAGTCCACCCTGAGGTGTCGCAGCCTGGCCCGCAAGAAACCCTCCCTGAAGGCCACCCAATCGACCAGCTCGAGTTTCGCCTTCCTGCCCTATTTGCCTGCCAAGCGGAACTCGAGTGTTAGCTATGTCTATGACAACTACCTGCTGTACGCCACCAGCGAGGAATTGGGAAAGTCGGAAAAACTGCGTCCCTATCAAAACAATCTGAGCAATGAGCATGCGCAGCTTTTTGGCGGCGGTGCGCCAGGGGCGGTGGCCAGGGAGGGGCGTGGTCGCCTGGGCGGCTGGCCAAGGAGGCTGAAAATGCGGCAAGTTCGCAGCAGTGTGTCCACCCACCAGCCCTTTGGCATCTGCACATGTTCATAG
- the LOC119548759 gene encoding pneumococcal serine-rich repeat protein isoform X5, with the protein MEVATTSNHSQSHHHHHNHHLQPSGGSGGSRSPFQREVREWQRIDPNTGALFSGRLEAGRWINGPLNSYGKISDSQNISQPNGTQHTQRKQLEVLKARTANGAVQVIRTQTVQKSSSSWSSSASTTTTSTTHLRTSNSNGQDPPLMPTILSPTDQGVDICELSDDCSLSGSDAGIVRTASASAVTSSSATASASTSASALSRELIDDHVDFVVINGGASDQEDAADEHLQKGGHNLLPDTAPSLKLSNLMKSSSSISSQSSNNSNLTTAAQASNTHRSTGKISLHAIVGPESSSSSLSSSSLSAVWAKQADLYGQLPGGVGGSGGAGAGDADVAVAPPTQLRDLESFRHYNDDDDDLRLTARHQRRQQVSQSVYAPPVPSIGSSLLQRSRSISTDDLSNDWEREDAAEQPVGEWRRVSKLRRSFQSQDHYKSPGPSTRPRPLDLPGNSVSVARLRAELENGRRLHTAMRNNHVDLAALDNILNTPSAKPTVAKRNTFLTAESLQEIRGKLKKLSDESLYKEDFLAYHQKKPVAVREISVEQVDPSPPAQPTPSAFRPVHNTHSLESRQRQKDTSSSEWHLRRKSYGFEKMSPPEDKSIFRVDASTDSGLGRSGEQLGNWSPTERERERNERNATAAHQHGGTIVHFGRSLKPAIPSSSASPTDGELSKRHSIAVEETWRDVRKTSQVHVNGGTAVSSHSNTTSHLHKGSAQKRVEFCKTEVHFAAESGRVNIVETDGKPPPTQNFRRRRRSTTASGPLQSLVKSASAGCSGGGTTTQTSEVTHFGDPVDRRKTIATSTVAYRATLMDPPEVVSQPISSSSSSTTSSTQVTVTTVDKPVREPRYSLIESTSRNSYTSTSGVDTTDNETDELSSIRGILKNKPVKPKPYHLGENIESADVLWSVPAMKMDRESPSARDSGTISDSPVSPKSVAERIRIVEQRQQLKQPSPGGNGYSTKINVSLGSEDWTEPGTAMHHHPSPSSKYRQYRRPSAQELLLEDLRQHQRILDEGLKSTSLIMRTMRSASEFDEAMRRLSIASIESALVQPTIVVPTPMLRSHSYQEQGSGSYSPTRRPSTVSTTSITSSDLFGSALYDSLPRTPLAPPRLKLLGNTQIPVSQQLTQLRRLYDAAEQDPEDSADEEVKRYFRDSNSDSGGGTQGSSSPDQQPTESFKGSEYSSSWSRLKAKRTIWKIEAQDQMIQRADLPKSNVMNISLHAPRIEKPKAAPPTLRIGQLIPVAKPRTLFIQPQVQTQNIVDNGDESGSESLKIVKEARGARKLREHELSYFGVQQKQQQQTKLSTTTTNPRRTLPSRSKMDHSDETKDSSNTHAHTHTNTTTTTKWQLLNDRPDLLRHSSPQQNDNGPTNDYDQDDGDLDEDEEHCYENIATELTTTFRVKSPSRSPDRSRSPGSYERKTDLQRDAQILSEMTRNADQTLKALSDEAAIKDQRRRSCSLQRRSAKPLETIDEKVKAYPQSMGVARGTFASEARRNSRQSTPSPSRARSSSQSSIECCPRDRSRSSSRESMTHGGGSSDDQVANKQRAERLRMRTPKREKSRHEPIEVRINRHSSKPRSGSGATAAGSSSLESKRSSHHSRHSREVDHSTETKTSSSSRLMRSSRVADDSRPRQSSHRDREKERDRERSRGTEKHREELTRSRELLVLGLLIMGATQPQRLNKRFRSLQSL; encoded by the exons ATGGAAGTGGCCACAACAAGCAATCACAGCCAgagccatcatcatcatcataacCATCATCTGCAGCCTTCGGGTGGCTCGGGGGGCTCGCGGTCCCCCTTCCAGAGGGAGGTGCGTGAATGGCAACGCATCGATCCCAATACCGGGGCCCTCTTCAGCGGACGCTTGGAGGCAGGCCGCTGGATAAATGGACCGCTGAACAGCTACGGCAAG ATATCCGACTCCCAAAACATCTCACAGCCGAACGGCACACAGCACACGCAGCGCAAACAGTTGGAGGTGCTGAAGGCCCGCACCGCCAACGGCGCCGTGCAGGTGATCCGCACCCAGACAGTACAAAAGAGCTCGTCCTCGTGGTCCTCCTCCGCATCCACCACAACCACATCCACCACCCACCTCCGCACGAGTAACAGCAATGGCCAAGATCCCCCCCTCATGCCCACTATCCTGTCCCCAACCGACCAGGGTGTTGACATTTGCGAACTTAGCGACGACTGCAGCCTCAGTGGCAGCGATGCTGGCATCGTTCGtaccgcatccgcatccgcagtCACATCCTCATCCGCCACTGCCTCCGCCtccacatccgcatccgcacTGAGCCGGGAGCTCATCGACGATCATGTTGATTTTGTTGTGATTAATGGCGGCGCGAGCGATCAAGAGGACGCTGCCGACGAGCATTTGCAAAAAGGCGGCCACAATTTGTTACCCGATACGGCGCCGAGTCTTAAATTGAGCAATCTAATG AAAAGCAGTTCGAGCATTTCCAGCCAGAGCAGCAACAATTCGAACTTAACAACTGCAGCTCAGGCGAGCAACACCCACAGAAGTACGGGCAAAATAAGCCTACATGCAATTGTGGGACCagaatcatcatcatcatcattatcatcatcGTCATTGTCAGCGGTTTGGGCCAAGCAGGCTGACTTATATGGCCAACTCCCAGGCGGCGTGGGTGGTTctggtggtgctggtgctggtgatGCTGACGTAGCCGTGGCCCCGCCAACGCAACTTCGTGATTTGGAAAGTTTCCGGCATTATAACGATGACGACGACGATCTGCG ACTCACCGCTCGTCACCAGCGCCGTCAGCAGGTGTCCCAGTCGGTCTACGCCCCTCCAGTGCCCTCGATAGGATCCAGTTTGCTCCAGCGCTCCCGCTCCATTTCCACGGATGATCTCAGCAACGACTGGGAGCGAGAGGACGCCGCCGAGCAGCCGGTGGGCGAGTGGCGCAGGGTCAGCAAGCTGCGTCGCTCCTTCCAGTCGCAGGATCACTACAAGAGTCCGGGCCCCTCGACTCGACCTCGGCCCCTGGATCTGCCGGGAAACTCGGTGAGCGTGGCCCGTTTGCGGGCGGAACTGGAGAACGGACGTCGCCTGCACACGGCCATGCGGAACAATCACGTGGACCTGGCCGCCCTAGACAACATATTGAACACGCCGTCGGCCAAGCCCACAGTGGCCAAGAGGAACACCTTCCTCACCGCCGAGTCTCTGCAGGAGATACGCGGCAAGCTGAAGAAGCTCTCGGACGAAAGTCTCTACAAGGAGGACTTCCTGGCCTACCACCAGAAGAAGCCAGTGGCGGTGCGGGAGATCAGCGTGGAGCAGGTAGACCCCTCGCCACCGGCTCAGCCGACCCCATCGGCCTTTCGACCAGTCCATAACACCCACAGCCTGGAGTCCCGCCAGCGGCAGAAGGACACCAGTTCCAGCGAGTGGCACTTGCGGCGCAAGTCCTACGGCTTCGAGAAGATGTCGCCGCCCGAGGATAAGAGCATCTTCCGGGTGGATGCATCCACGGATAGTGGCCTGGGCAGATCCGGTGAACAGCTGGGCAACTGGTCGCCCACCGAAAGGGAGCGGGAGCGGAACGAAAGGAATGCGACAGCGGCACACCAGCACGGTGGAACCATCGTGCACTTTGGCCGGTCCCTGAAACCCGCTATCCCATCATCATCGGCCAGTCCCACAGATGGAGAGCTGAGCAAGCGGCATTCGATAGCCGTGGAGGAGACCTGGCGCGACGTCCGCAAAACATCGCAGGTGCATGTGAACGGAGGAACCGCCGTCTCCAGCCACTCCAACACCACCAGCCACCTGCACAAGGGCAGCGCCCAGAAGCGAGTGGAGTTTTGCAAGACGGAGGTGCACTTTGCCGCCGAATCGGGTCGCGTTAATATCGTGGAGACCGATGGCAAGCCGCCGCCCACGCAAAACTTTCGCCGACGCCGCCGCTCCACAACCGCCAGCGGTCCGCTCCAGAGTCTGGTTAAGTCAGCCAGTGCCGGTTGTTCCGGCGGTGGCACCACCACGCAGACCAGCGAGGTGACCCACTTTGGCGACCCCGTGGATCGTCGCAAGACGATAGCCACCAGCACCGTGGCCTACCGAGCCACACTCATGGATCCGCCGGAGGTGGTTAGCCAACCG ATATCCAGTAGCAGTAGCAGCACCACGAGCAGCACCCAAGTGACGGTTACCACAGTGGACAAGCCGGTGCGTGAACCACGATACAGTCTGATCGAGTCCACTTCCCGGAACAGCTACACCTCCACCAGTGGGGTGGATACCACGGACAACGAGACCGATGAGCTGTCCAGTATTCGGGGGATCCTGAAGAACAAACCAGTAAAGCCGAAGCCCTACCACCTGGGCGAAAACATCGAAAGCGCCGATGTCCTGTGGAGTGTGCCGGCCATGAAAATGGATCGGGAAAGCCCCTCAGCTAGGGATAGTG GAACCATCAGTGACTCACCCGTTAGCCCCAAGTCGGTGGCCGAAAGGATTCGCATCGTGGAGCAGCGCCAACAGCTGAAGCAACCCTCGCCGGGCGGCAATGGATATTCCACCAAGATCAACGTGAGCCTGGGCTCCGAGGATTGGACAGAACCAG GCACCGCCATGCATCATCATCCCAGTCCCAGCTCGAAATACCGCCAGTACCGACGTCCCAGTGCCCAGGAGCTGTTGCTGGAGGATCTGCGCCAGCATCAGCGCATCCTGGACGAGGGTCTGAAGTCCACCTCGCTGATCATGAGGACCATGCGATCGGCCAGCGAGTTCGATGAGGCCATGCGTCGCTTGAGCATAGCTTCGATTGAGTCCGCTCTGGTGCAACCCACGATTGTGGTGCCCACGCCCATGTTGCGATCGCACAGCTACCAGGAGCAAGGGTCGGGGTCCTACTCCCCCACGCGGCGTCCCTCCACCGTGTCCACCACATCCATAACGAGCAGCGATCTCTTCGGCAGTGCCTTGTACGACTCCCTGCCCCGGACTCCGCTGGCCCCTCCACGCCTCAAGCTGCTGGGGAACACCCAAATCCCGGTCAGCCAGCAGTTGACCCAGCTCCGGAGGCTCTACGATGCCGCCGAGCAGGATCCGGAAGACAGTGCCGACGAGGAGGTGAAGCGGTACTTCCGGGACAGCAACAGTGACAGCGGGGGAGGAACCCAAGGGAGCTCCTCGCCAGACCAGCAGCCAACGGAGTCCTTCAAGGGCAGCGAGTACTCCAGCAGTTGGAGTCGCCTCAAGGCCAAGCGAACAATCTGGAAAATCGAGGCACAAGATCAAATGATTCAGCGAGCAG ATCTTCCCAAGTCCAATGTGATGAACATATCGCTCCATGCTCCCCGAATCGAGAAGCCCAAGGCCGCGCCCCCAACCCTTCGAATTGGCCAGCTTATTCCCGTTGCCAAGCCAAGGACACTGTTCATTCAGCCGCAAGTCCAAACGCAGAACATCGTTGATAATGGCGATGAATCGGGCAGCGAGTCCTTGAAGATTGTAAAAGAGGCACGCGGTGCTCGCAAGCTGCGTGAACATGAACTCTCCTACTTTGGAGTGCaacagaagcagcagcagcagaccaAACTCTCGACCACCACCACGAACCCCAGAAGGACACTGCCCAGCCGCAGCAAAATGGACCACAGTGATGAGACCAAGGACAGCAGTAACACCCACGCCCACACCCACACCAACACCACGACCACTACCAAGTGGCAACTGCTCAACGATCGACCCGACCTGCTGAGGCACAGCAGTCCCCAGCAGAACGACAATGGACCGACCAACGACTACGACCAGGATGATGGCGACCTCGATGAGGACGAGGAGCACTGCTACGAGAACATTGCTACCGAGCTGACCACGACCTTCAGGGTAAAATCGCCCTCGCGTTCCCCGGACCGATCCCGATCGCCAGGCAGCTACGAGCGGAAGACCGACCTGCAGAGGGACGCTCAGATCCTGAGCGAAATGACCCGCAACGCTGATCAGACTTTGAAG GCTCTCTCCGATGAGGCAGCCATCAAGGATCAGCGGCGCAGATCCTGTTCCCTGCAGCGTCGCAGCGCCAAGCCCCTGGAAACCATTGACGAGAAGGTGAAGGCTTACCCCCAATCGATGGGCGTGGCCCGCGGCACCTTCGCCTCGGAGGCACGTCGCAACTCCCGGCAGTCCACTCCGTCGCCATCGAGGGCACGCAGCTCATCCCAGTCGTCCATCGAGTGCTGTCCGCGTGATCGATCGCGCTCTAGCTCGCGGGAGTCAATGACCCACGGCGGTGGGTCCTCCGATGACCAGGTGGCCAACAAACAGCGAGCCGAGCGTCTGCGCATGCGCACCCCCAAGCGAGAGAAATCGCGCCACGAACCAATCGAAGTTCGAATCAACCGGCACAGCAGTAAGCCAAGGAGCGGTTCGGGTGCCACTGCAGCAGGATCATCTTCCCTGGAGTCCAAGCGGAGCTCACATCACAGTCGCCACAGCCGGGAGGTGGATCACTCCACCGAGACCAAGACCTCCTCTTCCAGCCGCTTGATGAGATCTTCCCGGGTGGCGGACGACAGCCGTCCGAGACAGAGCAGCCATCGGGATCGGGAGAAGGAACGCGATCGGGAACGCTCCCGAGGAACCGAAAAGCACCGCGAAGAACTCACACGATCCAGGG AACTTCTTGTTTTGGGCTTGCTCATTATGGGTGCCACACAGCCGCAGAGGCTGAACAAACGTTTTAG GTCACTCCAGTCGCTCTAG